In Arctopsyche grandis isolate Sample6627 chromosome 13, ASM5162203v2, whole genome shotgun sequence, one DNA window encodes the following:
- the LOC143921337 gene encoding uncharacterized protein LOC143921337: MEEKIKSKKGTKRKREDVQTQYVVKKEKKPKLSIEIKNESKAKKQKIDEGLNEFQKENIFLSKSNEKHNVDNSNKNMNFVKKEKTPKKKVHENIEIENLKNGNTSKDNIRLKNEKEIDHVDKVNKNAKLQKKKILNLDFTKELYLENSLHTRMGNVNDNSSMNKECENNSPDNTRIIKHQMESKHLKNSKCEKILKVCVTRYSELELQNYINTSVDRDAVIKSSDKEKKHKRKLKSIENSSELSLNTTNNINNVHSNNCEENVDINKIKRSPKKVNQNFNKPTMEEFEKNIQNIKINSHKTAELTSQSEEDDIASTSEAYKLDGHDDEQEQDEIDVTSGKGNETIFDEFKDYYDLNIDFFERLENENLQVYWNMPKLHTITKQLIRLPGKDVKQEIKKQNLPLREGHFNSDEDKRIAKNWERLCEKYNLPDTPDVFANWRNGNRNSQCARIRQYIILWLSRKLPDRLPSQVYHRFLHNMGNTSKGRFSETETDIIQTFMSMDSNKRFTQQYLGAILGRDEVSIWRRIKLLKRQNNEGSRKIKWNLDMCENLIFAILSIIFEGEKNTSNIENIMKLRDRPIIWNEWLKIGEKISVPPLSAKIVWNQKLYIQLFSTEPIFKRNIICKLLHRFHEMQYKDWKIIDWKLMTSEFPIFTTTFVFKIFYFFALKECENLMKNFREMIEFLYNKYIVQKSPIKNLKLKRLILNDEKKLTFHPQDVKEKKASV, from the exons ATGGAGGAAAAGATTAAATCTAAAAAGGGCACCAAGAGAAAACGAGAAGATGTACAAACTCAATATGTtgtcaaaaaagaaaaaaaacccaaattaagtattgaaataaaaaacgaaagtaaagcaaagaaacaaaaaattgaTGAAGGTCTTAACGAatttcaaaaagaaaatatttttttatcaaaaagcaATGAAAAACACAATGtagataattcaaataaaaatatgaatttcgtGAAAAAAGAAAAGACCCCAAAAAAGAAAGTACATGAAAACATcgaaatcgaaaatttaaaaaatggaaatacTTCTAAGGACAATATacgtttgaaaaatgaaaaggaAATTGACCATGTGGATAAAGTAAACAAAAATGCgaagttacaaaaaaagaagATTTTGAATTTAGATTTTACCAAAGAATTGTATTTAGAAAATAGTTTGCATACCAGAATGGGAAATGTAAATGATAATTCATCAATGAATAAAGAATGTGAAAATAATTCACCAGACAACACTAGAATCATTAAACATCAAATGGAGTCGAAGCATTTAAAGAACTCAAAGTGTGAAAAAATCTTAAAAGTTTGTGTGACTAGATATTCTGAATTAGAACTGCAAAACTACATCAATACATCTGTAGATCGCGATGCAGTGATCAAAAGTAGTGATAAAGAAAAGAAGCATAAACGAAAACTTAAAAGTATTGAGAATTCAAGTGAACTATCATTGAACACTACTAATAACATAAACAATGTGCATAGTAATAACTGTGAAGAAAATgttgacataaataaaattaaaagatcgCCAAAGAAGGTAAACCAAAATTTCAATAAACCCACGATGGAagagtttgaaaaaaatattcaaaatataaaaataaattctcatAAGACAGCAGAGCTCACATCTCAAAGTGAAGAAGATGACATTGCTTCAACTTCGGAGGCTTATAAATTAGATGGCCATGACGATGAACAAGAACAGGACGAAATAG ATGTAACGTCTGGAAAGGGCAATGAAACTATCTTCGATGAATTTAAAgattattatgatttaaatattgatttttttgag AGATTAGAAAATGAAAATCTACAAGTTTATTGGAATATGCCCAAACTTCACACAATCACAAAACAACTTATACGATTGCCTGGAAAGGATGTAAAGcaagaaattaaaaaacaaaatcttCCATTGAGAGAGGGCCATTTTAATTCTGATGAAGATAAAAGAATTGCCAAAAATTGGGAACGACTTTGTGAG aaatacaATTTACCCGACACTCCAGATGTGTTTGCGAATTGGAGAAATGGCAATCGTAACAGCCAATGTGCTCgaataagacaatatataatattatggctGTCACGTAAACTACCCGATAGGTTGCCCTCACAAGTTTATCatcgctttttacataatatgggTAATACTTCTAAAGGAAG aTTTTCAGAAACAGAAACGGATATAATTCAAACATTCATGTCAATGGATTCAAATAAACGCTTTACTCAACAATATCTTGGTGCAATATTAGGAAGAGATGAGGTATCAATCTGGCGTCGTATCAAACTGTTGAAGAggcaaaata atgaaGGTTCTCGAAAAATCAAGTGGAATTTAGATATGTGCGAAAATCTTATTTTTGCTATACTATCAATTATATTTGAAGgggaaaaaaatacatcaaatatagaaaatataatgaaattgcgAGACAGACCTATAATATGGAATGAGTGGCTCaaaataggagaaaaaatatcAGTGCCACCACTCAGTGCAAAGATTGTATGGaatcaaaaattgtatatacaattattttcaaCAGAGCCTATTTTTAAGAGAAATATCATCTGCAAATTATTGCACAG gttTCATGAAATGCAATATAAAGATTGGAAAATAATTGATTGGAAATTAATGACATCAGAGTTTCCTATTTTTACTACAACATTTGtgtttaaaattttctattttttcgctttaaaagaatgcgaaaatttaatgaaaaattttcgaG AAAtgattgaatttttgtataataaatacatcgTCCAAAAATCTCCAATCAAAAATTTGAAGCTCAAAAGATTGATTTTGAACGATGAGAAAAAATTAACCTTTCATCCGCAAGATGTCAAAGAAAAGAAGGCGTCTGTCTAA
- the ATPsynF gene encoding ATP synthase, subunit F translates to MGFGDYPKEYNPAVHGPYDPARFYGKVDTPFAQLKLNEVGSWFSRRNKSPQAFSGACSRAFWRWQHKYMLPKRNTMAPFYQLVVAGMGFFYVINYGRIQQHKNAKYH, encoded by the exons ATGGGTTTCGGCGACTATCCCAAGGAGTACAACCCCGCAGTGCACGGCCCTTACGATCCGGCCCGATTCTACGGCAAAG TTGATACACCTTTTGCTCAATTGAAATTGAACGAAGTTGGCTCATGGTTTTCTCGTCGTAACAAGTCACCTCAGGCTTTTTCAGGCGCTTGCAGTCGAG CCTTTTGGAGGTGGCAACACAAATATATGTTGCCAAAGCGTAACACGATGGCACCATTCTATCAACTCGTCGTTGCCGGAATGGGCTTCTTCTATGTAATCAATTACGGAAGAATTC AACAACACAAAAACGCTAAATACCACTAA
- the Trax gene encoding translin associated factor X, producing MKGEKTILNDDPETKSQQSPILDAFKLYAAELTARHDRHERLVRISRDVTTESKRSIFHLHSLKPEDYEVGIPTVEKRLKVLADIPLKKAASELQTGTMLNIPIVRVLTPAVEEMAEAFCFLHYLKTSSTTEMPTWNDLQNMLTYNEKEDSETSPSLIIRPLDFMLGVLDYTGELMRMCINKSSSSDTEICFTIRTVMQQLYLGFLGLRYHRELNKKMPTFKQSLQKVEDTCYDLKLRNHRG from the exons ATGAAGGGAGAAAAAACTATTTTGAACG atGACCCTGAAACTAAAAGTCAACAATCGCCTATACTGGATGCATTTAAACTGTATGCTGCTGAATTGACCGCTCGCCACGACAGGCACGAACGTCTTGTCAGAATAAGTCGAGATGTCACAACGGAGAGCAAGAGATCTATTTTTCATCTACATTCGCTCAA GCCTGAAGATTACGAAGTCGGTATCCCAACGGTCGAGAAACGTTTAAAAGTACTAGCTGATATACCATTGAAGAAAGCAGCCAGCGAATTGCAAACTGGCACAATGTTGAATATACCCATTGTACGTGTTTTAACACCGGCCGTGGAAGAAATGGCGGAAGCGTTTTGTTTTTTACATTACCTTAAAACATCATCAACAACAGAGATGCCAACTTGGAATGATTTGCAGAATATGTTAACATATAATGAG AAAGAAGACTCTGAAACATCACCATCATTGATTATCAGACCACTCGATTTCATGCTAGGAGTATTGGACTACACGGGTGAATTAATGCGGATGTGCATCAACAAGTCTTCTTCATCCGATACTGAAATATGTTTTACTATAAGAACTGTTATGCAACAGTTATATTTAGGCTTTTtag GTTTGCGCTACCATAGagagttgaataaaaaaatgcccACTTTTAAACAGAGCTTGCAAAAAGTCGAAGATACATGTTACGATTTAAAGTTGAGAAATCATCGGGGATGA
- the Pngl gene encoding N-glycanase Pngl, which produces MAASVEFSFPSTSRSTISQNAFLQSVHNHFQNVMEYEDDKLLEVAISYVPVAKIQMCAIERMRSLQKDIKTGSLDAPEMHLEEAILIELVKWFKTSFFSWVDCPPCHFCSGATKHSFNTEKRDAKVTIRVEIFKCTLCDTETEFPRYNDLATLLITRKGRCGEWAKCFMLFCRAMKYDTRLVVDNTDHVWTEIYSPILKRWLHCDPCENVIDAPLMYEAGWGKKLDYIIAYSKDEVQDITWKYSSNHRDLLTRRNMCTENELITTLIAMRDKRWEILSLERKKFIRKRLCTELVDMMKEREPNENEKSGRSSGSLDWRLQRMETSWKPYVWNVGEHQEVSIKYRTSTNTYEIALLDGTTVKSKKSWENAIYEMKDIFRKEETDWKMTYLARTEGSENAKISWKFKVDNNNKVIDRINIRVSSQAYQSGKIEWILCYDDNCTKIPKESEKHFTLENLNTVTEFTLTAYLSGGEGRTAWQHSQILRQGTDSLDYPMEITIRLRNSS; this is translated from the exons ATGGCTGCCAGTGTGGAGTTTTCATTTCCATCGACGTCCAGATCGACC ATTTCACAAAATGCATTCCTTCAGAGTGTCCACAATCATTTTCAAAATGTAATGGAATATGAAGATGATAAACTGTTGGAGGTGGCGATATCGTATGTGCCCGTAGCGAAAATCCAAATGTGTGCCATAGAAAGAATGAGAAGTCTGCAAAAAGATATCAAGACTG GTTCATTAGATGCTCCAGAAATGCATCTTGAAGAAGCGATTCTGATTGAATTGGTGAAGTGGTTCAAGACTAGCTTTTTCAGTTGGGTTGATTGTCCTCCATGTCATTTTTGTTCCGGAGCCACAAAACACTCGTTCAATACTGAAAAACGTGATGCCAAAGTTACTATAAGAGTCGAA atttttaaatgtacattgtGTGATACTGAAACCGAATTTCCAAGATACAATGATCTTGCCACGCTATTGATAACTCGTAAAGGTCGATGTGGCGAATGGGCCAAATGTTTCATGCTATTTTGTCGAGCAATGAAATATGATACACGACTAGTGGTTGATAATACCGATCATGTATGGACAGAG ATTTACTCACCGATTCTCAAAAGATGGTTACACTGTGATCCATGCGAGAATGTAATTGATGCGCCACTGATGTATGAAGCCGGTTGGGGGAAAAAATTAGACTACATAATTGCATACTCGAAAGATGAGGTTCAAGATAttacgtggaaatacagtagtAATCATAGGGACCTGTTGACAAGAAGGAATATGTGCACTGAAAATGAACTTATTACTACATTGATAGCGATGAGAGACAAACGTTGGGAAATTTTGTCACTTGAAAGGAAAAAATTCATTCGAAAAAGGCTTTGCACTGAATTGGTCGACATGATGAAAGAAAG AGAACCGAATGAAAACGAAAAAAGTGGTCGCTCTTCTGGCTCATTAGACTGGCGTTTACAACGGATGGAAACTTCTTGGAAGCCATACGTTTGGAATGTCGGAGAACACCAAGAAGTTAGCATCAAATATAGAACGTCCACCAATACTTACGAAATTGCCTTATTGGATGGCACAACAGTTAAAAGCAAAAAATCTTGGGAAAATGCTATCTACGAAATGAAAGACATTTTCAGGAAAGAAGAAACAGATTGGAAAATGACGTATTTGGCAAGAACGG aaGGATCAGAGAACGCCAAAATTTCTTGGAAGTTTAAAGTGGATAACAATAACAAAGTGATAGATCGAATTAACATCAGAGTTTCATCTCAAGCATATCAATCGGGAAAAATTGAATGGATACTTTGCTATGATGATAATTGTACGAAAATTCCCAAGGAATCGG aaaagcaTTTTACATTAGAGAATTTGAACACAGTGACAGAATTCACTCTCACTGCATACTTAAGTGGCGGTGAAGGAAGAACAGCGTGGCAACACTCGCAAATATTAAGACAAGGCACGGATTCGCTGGATTATCCTATGGAAATAACAATCAGACTGCGAAATTCTTCATAA